One genomic window of bacterium includes the following:
- a CDS encoding tyrosine-type recombinase/integrase: MSTKLPYKKEFIIHLKSSNYSVKTTKSYLRDLCYFESFLIYKALDFLNLKKINITEYKAVLKTEEHINLLENVRNLELEFNQDSNTRKRTIQRGINNQLESTEGLKNDFRGSEESSFYINENNDNNYHQNGGIVDQLSTQSINRMLSALRSYLKFLEEFDYNSPLSSDAVKLLKKEKKESQVAEFDELIKLIEAPNQFEKIEEIKLRNRAMLELLFSTGMRISELMRLNREQVTLGKEDANVGVSRIYILGKGKKQRFVYLTDRAKLHLQEYLKLRDDKLPALFIQYRNRSKPVDATRNYRLTVDYLQKKIVEYRKLLGIIVPTSAHSLRHGFATYLIEQGANSAAVQILLGHESLATTTRYVHASDRFAEETHKRFHPLN; this comes from the coding sequence ATGAGTACAAAGTTACCTTATAAAAAAGAATTTATAATTCATCTTAAATCATCAAATTACTCTGTCAAGACTACCAAGAGTTATCTGCGAGATTTATGCTATTTTGAATCATTTTTAATTTATAAAGCACTAGACTTTTTGAATTTAAAGAAGATAAATATAACGGAATATAAAGCAGTACTGAAAACTGAGGAACATATCAATTTACTAGAAAACGTAAGAAATTTGGAACTTGAATTTAATCAAGATAGTAATACTAGAAAAAGAACAATTCAAAGAGGTATAAATAATCAACTAGAAAGTACTGAAGGGCTTAAAAACGATTTTAGAGGCTCGGAAGAATCTTCCTTTTATATAAATGAGAATAATGACAATAATTATCACCAAAACGGGGGCATAGTGGATCAATTATCTACTCAATCAATTAATCGTATGCTTTCGGCACTTAGATCATATTTGAAGTTTCTTGAAGAATTTGACTACAATTCACCATTATCATCTGATGCCGTCAAACTGTTGAAAAAAGAGAAAAAAGAGTCTCAAGTTGCCGAATTTGATGAATTGATAAAATTGATTGAAGCGCCAAATCAATTTGAAAAAATTGAAGAGATTAAGCTTAGGAATCGAGCTATGTTAGAATTACTCTTTTCTACAGGTATGCGTATATCAGAATTAATGCGATTGAACCGAGAGCAAGTTACGCTAGGTAAAGAAGATGCTAATGTTGGAGTTTCAAGGATATATATACTTGGAAAAGGTAAGAAACAAAGGTTTGTTTATCTGACTGATCGTGCTAAGTTGCACTTGCAAGAGTACCTAAAGCTAAGAGATGATAAACTGCCTGCATTATTCATTCAATATAGAAATAGGAGTAAACCTGTTGATGCAACTAGAAACTATAGATTAACCGTTGATTATCTTCAGAAAAAGATTGTAGAGTATAGAAAGCTACTAGGGATAATTGTTCCAACATCTGCCCATTCATTAAGACACGGATTTGCTACATACCTTATCGAGCAAGGCGCAAACTCTGCTGCTGTTCAAATACTTCTTGGTCATGAAAGTCTAGCTACTACCACGAGATATGTTCATGCTTCTGATAGATTTGCCGAAGAAACTCACAAAAGGTTTCATCCACTAAACTGA
- a CDS encoding trypsin-like peptidase domain-containing protein, translating to MDTQNANHFKSQGKVKKYLSCSCIMFVLLFFTIIAGFISGFFNGMVNLVKPADAIIRYGISDSFDGSASHKILCKASMAGSPHWFNLDCKCINSEGEFGCTASNSNNSGGNEEDNESNGTKSSSDNSALSQRENEITSIIETSSPAVVTVVAKTYYQDYFNDQLVERSNNIGSGFIISADGYIITNKHVVDDTNYEYEVLIAGEKEPIQIENFALDPDNDIAILKVNKSNLPFLKLGNSDTLKKGQTVIAIGSPLGDLTDTVTVGVVSGLNRDISVSDTYGQSMEAIRGAIQTDAAINHGNSGGPLIDINGNVVGVNVATSENASNVSFALPISIVQTKYSEYRQFGKFLSPYIGINYKQQAFLLPDGTNIYGALITQISSQSPASKAGLRRGDLIVEADKRSLDNINLQIIIQSKKAGEELNLKVYRNKEFVNLQVVVENRQ from the coding sequence ATGGACACACAAAATGCAAATCATTTTAAATCACAAGGGAAAGTAAAAAAATATCTCTCATGTAGTTGTATAATGTTTGTTCTTTTATTTTTCACAATAATTGCTGGATTTATATCTGGTTTTTTCAATGGAATGGTAAATTTGGTGAAACCAGCAGATGCTATCATTAGATATGGAATCTCAGATTCATTCGATGGAAGTGCAAGTCACAAAATACTGTGCAAAGCAAGCATGGCTGGCTCTCCACATTGGTTCAATCTTGATTGTAAATGTATAAACTCAGAAGGAGAATTTGGATGCACTGCAAGTAATTCAAATAATAGTGGTGGAAATGAAGAGGACAATGAATCAAATGGAACAAAATCAAGCTCTGATAATTCTGCATTATCCCAAAGAGAAAATGAAATAACTTCAATTATTGAAACATCAAGTCCAGCAGTTGTCACTGTGGTTGCAAAAACATACTATCAAGATTATTTCAACGATCAATTAGTCGAAAGGTCAAATAATATTGGTTCTGGCTTCATCATTTCTGCTGATGGTTACATTATCACCAACAAACATGTAGTTGATGATACGAATTATGAGTATGAAGTGCTGATTGCTGGTGAAAAAGAACCTATCCAGATAGAGAATTTTGCCTTAGATCCAGATAACGATATTGCTATTCTCAAGGTAAACAAATCAAATTTACCATTTCTTAAGTTAGGTAATAGCGATACTTTGAAAAAAGGACAAACTGTCATAGCTATAGGTTCACCATTGGGTGATCTTACTGACACAGTAACAGTTGGTGTAGTATCTGGTTTAAATCGCGATATTAGTGTTAGTGATACTTACGGACAAAGTATGGAAGCAATAAGGGGTGCCATACAAACTGACGCTGCTATCAATCATGGTAACTCAGGAGGTCCATTGATTGACATTAATGGAAATGTTGTTGGCGTCAATGTTGCTACTTCAGAAAATGCAAGTAATGTTTCTTTTGCTCTGCCAATAAGTATCGTTCAAACCAAGTACAGTGAATACAGACAATTTGGTAAGTTTTTGAGCCCATATATCGGTATCAATTATAAACAGCAAGCTTTCTTATTACCTGATGGGACAAATATCTATGGTGCTTTGATAACCCAGATATCTTCTCAGAGTCCAGCTAGTAAAGCTGGTTTAAGAAGAGGTGATTTGATTGTTGAAGCTGACAAAAGATCACTTGATAATATCAATCTTCAAATAATTATACAAAGCAAGAAGGCAGGTGAAGAGTTGAACCTCAAAGTATATAGAAATAAAGAATTTGTAAATTTACAAGTTGTAGTTGAAAACAGACAATAA
- a CDS encoding S41 family peptidase: MDYQQTYNTNLLSNNDASKSQTGEKKWLFWIINPMLFLIIGSISFLAGFFINKSQFLGTMNLGDVLLTKQDEVVCTFNRNNQAPAQPTNNNSNSTFVSTKFQNIFSILNTKYVDKSIDQNKLDEGAIKGMVDALNDPATMYLTKDETSDYNQSLGGGFEGVGMELGYSDGWIIVKKPIPDSPAEKSGILAGDYIAKVDDYIVKKNDNITDVVYKIRGPKGTTVKITVVKDTTGTSENVISIVRAPIETKSMEIVDEGNDIYRLIISRFTDNTYEEFISNWKSIATELKSKNPKGIILDLRGNPGGFLDAAHYIAEEFLPLNTVTLHEAGRDGISKTYKVTRKGEFLDTPMVTLVNSTSASASEILAGALQQNSRSQLIGENTFGKGTAQQILDLPDGSSLHLTVKKWLLPDKKNINHETPIVPDLKVDITVDDIRLGLDKVLEKSKQELLNPSL, encoded by the coding sequence ATGGATTATCAACAAACATACAACACAAACTTATTGAGTAACAACGATGCTTCAAAAAGTCAAACTGGTGAAAAAAAATGGCTTTTTTGGATCATCAATCCTATGTTATTTCTTATCATTGGATCTATTTCATTTTTAGCTGGATTCTTTATCAATAAATCACAATTTCTTGGCACAATGAATCTTGGTGATGTCTTGCTCACTAAGCAAGATGAAGTAGTTTGTACTTTCAACAGAAACAATCAGGCCCCAGCTCAACCAACAAATAATAATTCTAACTCTACATTCGTATCAACTAAATTTCAGAATATCTTTAGTATACTAAATACAAAGTATGTAGATAAAAGTATTGACCAAAATAAGCTGGATGAAGGAGCTATAAAAGGAATGGTTGATGCTTTAAATGACCCAGCTACAATGTATTTAACTAAAGATGAAACTTCAGATTACAATCAATCACTAGGTGGTGGCTTTGAAGGAGTAGGTATGGAACTTGGTTATAGTGATGGTTGGATTATAGTCAAAAAACCGATACCGGATTCACCTGCCGAGAAATCTGGTATTTTGGCTGGTGATTATATAGCCAAAGTTGATGATTATATTGTCAAAAAAAATGACAACATTACAGATGTGGTTTACAAAATTCGTGGACCAAAAGGAACTACGGTTAAAATAACAGTAGTTAAAGATACTACCGGTACAAGTGAAAATGTAATTTCTATAGTCAGAGCTCCGATAGAAACTAAATCTATGGAAATAGTTGATGAAGGAAATGATATATACCGACTAATAATAAGTAGATTTACTGACAATACCTACGAAGAATTCATATCAAACTGGAAATCTATAGCTACTGAATTGAAATCCAAAAATCCCAAAGGGATCATACTTGATCTCAGAGGCAACCCAGGTGGATTTTTGGATGCAGCACACTATATTGCAGAAGAATTTCTACCGTTGAATACAGTTACACTTCATGAAGCAGGGAGAGATGGAATTTCAAAAACTTACAAAGTTACACGAAAGGGCGAATTTCTAGATACACCTATGGTAACTTTAGTCAACTCTACTTCAGCTTCGGCATCAGAGATACTAGCTGGAGCTTTGCAACAAAATAGTAGATCGCAGTTGATAGGTGAAAATACTTTTGGGAAAGGAACTGCTCAGCAAATCTTGGATTTACCAGATGGAAGTAGTCTTCATCTAACAGTAAAAAAATGGTTATTGCCAGACAAGAAAAATATTAACCATGAAACTCCTATTGTCCCAGATTTGAAAGTTGATATCACAGTTGATGATATACGACTAGGATTGGATAAAGTTCTTGAAAAATCTAAACAAGAATTGCTAAATCCTTCACTTTAA